In the Sus scrofa isolate TJ Tabasco breed Duroc chromosome 6, Sscrofa11.1, whole genome shotgun sequence genome, one interval contains:
- the TMEM53 gene encoding transmembrane protein 53 isoform X1, whose protein sequence is MASAQLDYTIEIPDQSCRSQEDSPNQGGKEAGTRQPLVILLGWGGCTDKNLAKYSAIYHKRGCIVIRYTAPWHMVFFSESLGIPSLRVLAQKLLELLFDYEVEKEPLLFHVFSNAGVMLYRHVLELLQTQRRFCHLRVVGTIFDSGPGDSNLLGALRALAAVLGHRPAALRLLLLAAFALVAVLVHGLLAPLTALFHTHFYDRLLNAASRWPELYLYSRADEVVLARDVERMVEARLAHRVLVRSVDFVSSAHVSHLRDYPTYYTSLCVNFMRSCVHG, encoded by the exons ATGGCCTCGGCCCAGCTGGACTACACCATCGAGATCCCGGATCAGTCCTGCCGGAGCCAGG agGATAGCCCCAACCAAGGCGGGAAGGAGGCAGGGACTCGACAGCCTTTGGTGATTCTCTTGGGCTGGGGTGGCTGCACTGACAAGAACCTGGCCAAGTACAGCGCCATCTACCACAAAAGG ggctGCATCGTGATCCGATACACAGCCCCTTGGCACATGGTCTTCTTCTCCGAGTCCCTGGGCATCCCTTCCCTTCGTGTCTTGGCCCAGAAGCTGCTGGAGCTGCTCTTTGATTATGAGGTCGAGAAGGAGCCCCTGCTCTTCCACGTCTTCAGCAACGCCGGCGTCATGCTGTACCGGCACGTGCTGGAGCTCCTGCAGACCCAGCGGCGCTTCTGCCACCTGCGGGTGGTGGGCACCATCTTCGACAGCGGTCCAGGTGACAGCAACCTGCTGGGGGCTCTGCGGGCCCTGGCAGCCGTCCTGGGGCACCGGCCCGCCGCGCTGCGCCTCCTGCTCCTCGCGGCCTTCGCCCTGGTGGCCGTCCTGGTCCACGGCCTGCTGGCCCCGCTCACGGCCCTCTTCCACACCCACTTCTACGACAGGCTGCTCAACGCAGCCTCTCGCTGGCCCGAGCTCTACCTCTACTCAAGGGCCGATGAGGTGGTCCTGGCCAGGGATGTGGAGCGCATGGTGGAGGCACGCCTGGCACACCGGGTCCTGGTGCGCTCCGTGGACTTCGTGTCGTCCGCACACGTCAGCCACCTCCGCGACTACCCCACCTACTACACCAGCCTGTGCGTCAACTTCATGCGCAGCTGTGTCCACGGCTGA
- the TMEM53 gene encoding transmembrane protein 53 isoform X2 has protein sequence MASAQLDYTIEIPDQSCRSQEDSPNQGGKEAGTRQPLVILLGWGGCTDKNLAKYSAIYHKRKLLELLFDYEVEKEPLLFHVFSNAGVMLYRHVLELLQTQRRFCHLRVVGTIFDSGPGDSNLLGALRALAAVLGHRPAALRLLLLAAFALVAVLVHGLLAPLTALFHTHFYDRLLNAASRWPELYLYSRADEVVLARDVERMVEARLAHRVLVRSVDFVSSAHVSHLRDYPTYYTSLCVNFMRSCVHG, from the exons ATGGCCTCGGCCCAGCTGGACTACACCATCGAGATCCCGGATCAGTCCTGCCGGAGCCAGG agGATAGCCCCAACCAAGGCGGGAAGGAGGCAGGGACTCGACAGCCTTTGGTGATTCTCTTGGGCTGGGGTGGCTGCACTGACAAGAACCTGGCCAAGTACAGCGCCATCTACCACAAAAGG AAGCTGCTGGAGCTGCTCTTTGATTATGAGGTCGAGAAGGAGCCCCTGCTCTTCCACGTCTTCAGCAACGCCGGCGTCATGCTGTACCGGCACGTGCTGGAGCTCCTGCAGACCCAGCGGCGCTTCTGCCACCTGCGGGTGGTGGGCACCATCTTCGACAGCGGTCCAGGTGACAGCAACCTGCTGGGGGCTCTGCGGGCCCTGGCAGCCGTCCTGGGGCACCGGCCCGCCGCGCTGCGCCTCCTGCTCCTCGCGGCCTTCGCCCTGGTGGCCGTCCTGGTCCACGGCCTGCTGGCCCCGCTCACGGCCCTCTTCCACACCCACTTCTACGACAGGCTGCTCAACGCAGCCTCTCGCTGGCCCGAGCTCTACCTCTACTCAAGGGCCGATGAGGTGGTCCTGGCCAGGGATGTGGAGCGCATGGTGGAGGCACGCCTGGCACACCGGGTCCTGGTGCGCTCCGTGGACTTCGTGTCGTCCGCACACGTCAGCCACCTCCGCGACTACCCCACCTACTACACCAGCCTGTGCGTCAACTTCATGCGCAGCTGTGTCCACGGCTGA